The Astatotilapia calliptera chromosome 2, fAstCal1.2, whole genome shotgun sequence genome includes a window with the following:
- the LOC113036659 gene encoding putative methyltransferase NSUN7 isoform X1, which produces MVKKKNAKGRHRCPFTDKTQKSVSHIASSKDLIQLDDEAESDTSAAPPQPHITIQSCQGFPDRVYLLASVIYQNNHLEKPAAQRLVSYGKERGLRLPEVKDEEMHRAAYELAFSTLKYQELLEDMMIDSCCYLTQPMPDEQMSLVAVMLYDFQNRKFLPRECKVDEIVQEVRHVEDYLLRFKTKLAASLARCRIKHDLLSIECILPESVKKKQQRSSNLPLYAWVNTLKSSLDEIQSVLKSAGFSQVKSIGQLEGQTFCQDPHCGDILVFPAQLKAQLYSTKLLSDHKLIIQDKSCSLGPNAVCSLLHEEGDILMVGSFSSLTVSHTAALIAEKYKANSINWPSVYVCVNNCTDAQREELELTVSAMGCNNVRLILEEFQSLHTGDKRLQRVRVILLTPKCSVSAVSNPVDFILQENGDTDLLQDLSQGSIAQSKLESLVAQQRKDIDHALMCERTTTRSLPKVLAIVYATCSSYPEENADVVRKALQQAQARADQEGEPKQAKFRPSPSPFMSSEYPKAMDETDSFFMLEPTEHTNGSFLAVLTRVPEPAVKEAPNEVIARANAKGILDKLGSNHLTRKEQHENSSRMKKAASVRTTQSQLSVSIQPKHHQTKRSDSAVLCGHQDFTNMKQSSQEKPKSLRLQATKGTTSSSFSYSRPECNSASCSSSKLEKSLHTAPVTTTLRYSSSSAAPAVPAARSRGPQKEVLKPVLFVLPPVHFPNFFPPQHSRSRFSPSLSCKWKRQTPIVSSCSGGSLSKDAQEIPVLTCFDLTNTKKSIKKS; this is translated from the exons atggtgaaaaaaaaaaatgccaaagggCGTCACAGGTGCCCTTTCACAGACAAGACACAAAAGTCTGTTTCTCACATCGCAAGCAGCAAAGACCTGATCCAGCTGGATGATGAAGCTGAAAGTGACACCTctgcagctcctccacagcccCACATAACCATCCAAAGCTGCCAGGGCTTCCCAGACAGAGTTTACCTGCTGGCATCAGTAATCTATCAGAATAACCATCTGGAAAAGCCCGCTGCACAACGGTTAGTGAGTTATGGCAAAGAAAGAGGACTCCGGTTACCTGAAGTCAAAGATGAGGAGATGCATCGTGCAGCTTATGAGTTGGCCTTCAGCACACTAAAAT ATCAAGAACTGCTGGAGGACATGATGATTGACAGCTGCTGTTATCTTACTCAACCAATG CCAGACGAACAGATGAGCCTTGTTGCCGTCATGCTCTATGACTTCCAGAACAGGAAGTTCCTCCCTCGGGAATGCAAGGTGGACGAGATCGTACAGGAAGTTAGACATGTGGAGGACTACCTCCTcag GTTTAAAACCAAACTGGCTGCCTCTCTGGCCCGCTGCAGGATCAAACATGATCTCTTGTCCATTGAGTGTATCCTGCCAGAGAGtgtgaagaagaagcagcagaggtCGAGCAACCTTCCACTTTATGCATGGGTCAACACGCTGAAGAGCAG TCTTGATGAGATCCAGAGTGTCCTGAAGAGTGCAGGTTTCTCTCAGGTCAAATCGATTGGGCAGTTGGAGGGCCAGACCTTCTGCCAGGATCCCCACTGTGGGGATATACTGGTCTTCCCTGCACAGCTGAAAGCTCAGCTGTACTCCACCAAGCTGCTCAGCGATCACAAACTCATCATCCAG GATAAGTCATGCAGCTTGGGCCCAAATGCTGTGTGCTCCCTGCTACACGAGGAAGGAGATATTCTCATGGTGGGCTCCTTCTCCAGCCTCACTGTCTCCCACACTGCTGCCCTAATTGCAGAAAAGTATAAAGCCAACAGCATCAATTGGCCCAGCGTCTACGTTTGTGTCAACAACTGCACAGATGCTCAAAGGGAGGAGCTGGAGCTCACTGTCTCTGCAATGGGCTGCAACa ATGTGAGACTGATACTGGAGGAATTCCAATCTTTGCACACCGGTGACAAGCGACTTCAAAGAGTGCGCGTTATCCTGTTGACCCCCAAGTGTTCTGTGTCTGCAGTTAGCAACCCAGTTGATTTCATACTACAAGAAAATGGAG ataCAGACCTGCTGCAGGACCTGTCCCAAGGCTCCATAGCCCAAAGCAAACTGGAATCCCTGGTAGCACAGCAGAGGAAGGATATTGATCATGCCTTGATGTGTGAGCGTACAACCACCCGCTCTC TCCCCAAAGTTTTGGCAATTGTCTACGCCACATGCTCGTCATACCCAGAGGAAAATGCGGACGTGGTTAGAAAAGCGTTGCAGCAAGCCCAGGCCCGTGCAGACCAGGAGGGGGAACCAAAACAAGCAAAGTTCAG GCCAAGCCCTTCCCCTTTCATGTCCTCTGAGTATCCAAAGGCCATGGATGAAACAGACAGTTTCTTCATGCTGGAGCCAACAGAGCACACCAATGGCTCCTTTCTGGCTGTTCTTACCAGAGTG CCTGAGCCAGCAGTCAAAGAGGCACCAAACGAGGTGATCGCCAGGGCAAATGCAAAAGGCATACTGGACAAACTGGGCTCCAACCACCTTACTAGAAAAGAACAACACgaaaacagcagcaggatgaaaaaagcagccagtgttcGCACTACCCAGTCCCAGCTCTCTGTCAGCATTCAGCCCAAGCATCATCAGACCAAGAGGAGTGACAGCGCTGTGCTCTGTGGACATCAGGATTTTACTAACATGAAGCAGTCTTCACAAG AAAAACCCAAATCACTGCGCTTGCAAGCCACAAAGGGCACCACATCAAGCTCGTTCTCTTACTCCAGACCAGAATGCAACAGCGCTTCCTGTTCCTCCTCCAAACTAGAAAAAAGCTTACACACTGCTCCTGTCACCACCACTCTGcgttattcttcttcttctgccgcTCCTGCGGTCCCAGCGGCCCGCTCACGTGGACCTCAAAAGGAGGTGCTGAAACCTGTGCTCTTCGTCCTGCCTCCCGTTCACTTCCCCAACTTTTTTCCACCCCAGCACAGCCGATCCAGATTCAGCCCCAGCCTCAGCTGCAAGTGGAAGAGACAGACTCCGATCGTTTCCTCCTGCTCCGGTGGCAGTCTCTCCAAAGATGCTCAGGAAATTCCCGTCCTCACATGTTTTGacctcacaaacacaaagaagagcATAAAGAAGAGCTAG
- the LOC113036659 gene encoding putative methyltransferase NSUN7 isoform X3: MMIDSCCYLTQPMPDEQMSLVAVMLYDFQNRKFLPRECKVDEIVQEVRHVEDYLLRFKTKLAASLARCRIKHDLLSIECILPESVKKKQQRSSNLPLYAWVNTLKSSLDEIQSVLKSAGFSQVKSIGQLEGQTFCQDPHCGDILVFPAQLKAQLYSTKLLSDHKLIIQDKSCSLGPNAVCSLLHEEGDILMVGSFSSLTVSHTAALIAEKYKANSINWPSVYVCVNNCTDAQREELELTVSAMGCNNVRLILEEFQSLHTGDKRLQRVRVILLTPKCSVSAVSNPVDFILQENGDTDLLQDLSQGSIAQSKLESLVAQQRKDIDHALMCERTTTRSLPKVLAIVYATCSSYPEENADVVRKALQQAQARADQEGEPKQAKFRPSPSPFMSSEYPKAMDETDSFFMLEPTEHTNGSFLAVLTRVPEPAVKEAPNEVIARANAKGILDKLGSNHLTRKEQHENSSRMKKAASVRTTQSQLSVSIQPKHHQTKRSDSAVLCGHQDFTNMKQSSQEKPKSLRLQATKGTTSSSFSYSRPECNSASCSSSKLEKSLHTAPVTTTLRYSSSSAAPAVPAARSRGPQKEVLKPVLFVLPPVHFPNFFPPQHSRSRFSPSLSCKWKRQTPIVSSCSGGSLSKDAQEIPVLTCFDLTNTKKSIKKS, from the exons ATGATGATTGACAGCTGCTGTTATCTTACTCAACCAATG CCAGACGAACAGATGAGCCTTGTTGCCGTCATGCTCTATGACTTCCAGAACAGGAAGTTCCTCCCTCGGGAATGCAAGGTGGACGAGATCGTACAGGAAGTTAGACATGTGGAGGACTACCTCCTcag GTTTAAAACCAAACTGGCTGCCTCTCTGGCCCGCTGCAGGATCAAACATGATCTCTTGTCCATTGAGTGTATCCTGCCAGAGAGtgtgaagaagaagcagcagaggtCGAGCAACCTTCCACTTTATGCATGGGTCAACACGCTGAAGAGCAG TCTTGATGAGATCCAGAGTGTCCTGAAGAGTGCAGGTTTCTCTCAGGTCAAATCGATTGGGCAGTTGGAGGGCCAGACCTTCTGCCAGGATCCCCACTGTGGGGATATACTGGTCTTCCCTGCACAGCTGAAAGCTCAGCTGTACTCCACCAAGCTGCTCAGCGATCACAAACTCATCATCCAG GATAAGTCATGCAGCTTGGGCCCAAATGCTGTGTGCTCCCTGCTACACGAGGAAGGAGATATTCTCATGGTGGGCTCCTTCTCCAGCCTCACTGTCTCCCACACTGCTGCCCTAATTGCAGAAAAGTATAAAGCCAACAGCATCAATTGGCCCAGCGTCTACGTTTGTGTCAACAACTGCACAGATGCTCAAAGGGAGGAGCTGGAGCTCACTGTCTCTGCAATGGGCTGCAACa ATGTGAGACTGATACTGGAGGAATTCCAATCTTTGCACACCGGTGACAAGCGACTTCAAAGAGTGCGCGTTATCCTGTTGACCCCCAAGTGTTCTGTGTCTGCAGTTAGCAACCCAGTTGATTTCATACTACAAGAAAATGGAG ataCAGACCTGCTGCAGGACCTGTCCCAAGGCTCCATAGCCCAAAGCAAACTGGAATCCCTGGTAGCACAGCAGAGGAAGGATATTGATCATGCCTTGATGTGTGAGCGTACAACCACCCGCTCTC TCCCCAAAGTTTTGGCAATTGTCTACGCCACATGCTCGTCATACCCAGAGGAAAATGCGGACGTGGTTAGAAAAGCGTTGCAGCAAGCCCAGGCCCGTGCAGACCAGGAGGGGGAACCAAAACAAGCAAAGTTCAG GCCAAGCCCTTCCCCTTTCATGTCCTCTGAGTATCCAAAGGCCATGGATGAAACAGACAGTTTCTTCATGCTGGAGCCAACAGAGCACACCAATGGCTCCTTTCTGGCTGTTCTTACCAGAGTG CCTGAGCCAGCAGTCAAAGAGGCACCAAACGAGGTGATCGCCAGGGCAAATGCAAAAGGCATACTGGACAAACTGGGCTCCAACCACCTTACTAGAAAAGAACAACACgaaaacagcagcaggatgaaaaaagcagccagtgttcGCACTACCCAGTCCCAGCTCTCTGTCAGCATTCAGCCCAAGCATCATCAGACCAAGAGGAGTGACAGCGCTGTGCTCTGTGGACATCAGGATTTTACTAACATGAAGCAGTCTTCACAAG AAAAACCCAAATCACTGCGCTTGCAAGCCACAAAGGGCACCACATCAAGCTCGTTCTCTTACTCCAGACCAGAATGCAACAGCGCTTCCTGTTCCTCCTCCAAACTAGAAAAAAGCTTACACACTGCTCCTGTCACCACCACTCTGcgttattcttcttcttctgccgcTCCTGCGGTCCCAGCGGCCCGCTCACGTGGACCTCAAAAGGAGGTGCTGAAACCTGTGCTCTTCGTCCTGCCTCCCGTTCACTTCCCCAACTTTTTTCCACCCCAGCACAGCCGATCCAGATTCAGCCCCAGCCTCAGCTGCAAGTGGAAGAGACAGACTCCGATCGTTTCCTCCTGCTCCGGTGGCAGTCTCTCCAAAGATGCTCAGGAAATTCCCGTCCTCACATGTTTTGacctcacaaacacaaagaagagcATAAAGAAGAGCTAG
- the LOC113036659 gene encoding putative methyltransferase NSUN7 isoform X2, giving the protein MVKKKNAKGRHRCPFTDKTQKSVSHIASSKDLIQLDDEAESDTSAAPPQPHITIQSCQGFPDRVYLLASVIYQNNHLEKPAAQRLVSYGKERGLRLPEVKDEEMHRAAYELAFSTLKYQELLEDMMIDSCCYLTQPMPDEQMSLVAVMLYDFQNRKFLPRECKVDEIVQEVRHVEDYLLRFKTKLAASLARCRIKHDLLSIECILPESVKKKQQRSSNLPLYAWVNTLKSSLDEIQSVLKSAGFSQVKSIGQLEGQTFCQDPHCGDILVFPAQLKAQLYSTKLLSDHKLIIQDKSCSLGPNAVCSLLHEEGDILMVGSFSSLTVSHTAALIAEKYKANSINWPSVYVCVNNCTDAQREELELTVSAMGCNNVRLILEEFQSLHTGDKRLQRVRVILLTPKCSVSAVSNPVDFILQENGDTDLLQDLSQGSIAQSKLESLVAQQRKDIDHALMFPKVLAIVYATCSSYPEENADVVRKALQQAQARADQEGEPKQAKFRPSPSPFMSSEYPKAMDETDSFFMLEPTEHTNGSFLAVLTRVPEPAVKEAPNEVIARANAKGILDKLGSNHLTRKEQHENSSRMKKAASVRTTQSQLSVSIQPKHHQTKRSDSAVLCGHQDFTNMKQSSQEKPKSLRLQATKGTTSSSFSYSRPECNSASCSSSKLEKSLHTAPVTTTLRYSSSSAAPAVPAARSRGPQKEVLKPVLFVLPPVHFPNFFPPQHSRSRFSPSLSCKWKRQTPIVSSCSGGSLSKDAQEIPVLTCFDLTNTKKSIKKS; this is encoded by the exons atggtgaaaaaaaaaaatgccaaagggCGTCACAGGTGCCCTTTCACAGACAAGACACAAAAGTCTGTTTCTCACATCGCAAGCAGCAAAGACCTGATCCAGCTGGATGATGAAGCTGAAAGTGACACCTctgcagctcctccacagcccCACATAACCATCCAAAGCTGCCAGGGCTTCCCAGACAGAGTTTACCTGCTGGCATCAGTAATCTATCAGAATAACCATCTGGAAAAGCCCGCTGCACAACGGTTAGTGAGTTATGGCAAAGAAAGAGGACTCCGGTTACCTGAAGTCAAAGATGAGGAGATGCATCGTGCAGCTTATGAGTTGGCCTTCAGCACACTAAAAT ATCAAGAACTGCTGGAGGACATGATGATTGACAGCTGCTGTTATCTTACTCAACCAATG CCAGACGAACAGATGAGCCTTGTTGCCGTCATGCTCTATGACTTCCAGAACAGGAAGTTCCTCCCTCGGGAATGCAAGGTGGACGAGATCGTACAGGAAGTTAGACATGTGGAGGACTACCTCCTcag GTTTAAAACCAAACTGGCTGCCTCTCTGGCCCGCTGCAGGATCAAACATGATCTCTTGTCCATTGAGTGTATCCTGCCAGAGAGtgtgaagaagaagcagcagaggtCGAGCAACCTTCCACTTTATGCATGGGTCAACACGCTGAAGAGCAG TCTTGATGAGATCCAGAGTGTCCTGAAGAGTGCAGGTTTCTCTCAGGTCAAATCGATTGGGCAGTTGGAGGGCCAGACCTTCTGCCAGGATCCCCACTGTGGGGATATACTGGTCTTCCCTGCACAGCTGAAAGCTCAGCTGTACTCCACCAAGCTGCTCAGCGATCACAAACTCATCATCCAG GATAAGTCATGCAGCTTGGGCCCAAATGCTGTGTGCTCCCTGCTACACGAGGAAGGAGATATTCTCATGGTGGGCTCCTTCTCCAGCCTCACTGTCTCCCACACTGCTGCCCTAATTGCAGAAAAGTATAAAGCCAACAGCATCAATTGGCCCAGCGTCTACGTTTGTGTCAACAACTGCACAGATGCTCAAAGGGAGGAGCTGGAGCTCACTGTCTCTGCAATGGGCTGCAACa ATGTGAGACTGATACTGGAGGAATTCCAATCTTTGCACACCGGTGACAAGCGACTTCAAAGAGTGCGCGTTATCCTGTTGACCCCCAAGTGTTCTGTGTCTGCAGTTAGCAACCCAGTTGATTTCATACTACAAGAAAATGGAG ataCAGACCTGCTGCAGGACCTGTCCCAAGGCTCCATAGCCCAAAGCAAACTGGAATCCCTGGTAGCACAGCAGAGGAAGGATATTGATCATGCCTTGATGT TCCCCAAAGTTTTGGCAATTGTCTACGCCACATGCTCGTCATACCCAGAGGAAAATGCGGACGTGGTTAGAAAAGCGTTGCAGCAAGCCCAGGCCCGTGCAGACCAGGAGGGGGAACCAAAACAAGCAAAGTTCAG GCCAAGCCCTTCCCCTTTCATGTCCTCTGAGTATCCAAAGGCCATGGATGAAACAGACAGTTTCTTCATGCTGGAGCCAACAGAGCACACCAATGGCTCCTTTCTGGCTGTTCTTACCAGAGTG CCTGAGCCAGCAGTCAAAGAGGCACCAAACGAGGTGATCGCCAGGGCAAATGCAAAAGGCATACTGGACAAACTGGGCTCCAACCACCTTACTAGAAAAGAACAACACgaaaacagcagcaggatgaaaaaagcagccagtgttcGCACTACCCAGTCCCAGCTCTCTGTCAGCATTCAGCCCAAGCATCATCAGACCAAGAGGAGTGACAGCGCTGTGCTCTGTGGACATCAGGATTTTACTAACATGAAGCAGTCTTCACAAG AAAAACCCAAATCACTGCGCTTGCAAGCCACAAAGGGCACCACATCAAGCTCGTTCTCTTACTCCAGACCAGAATGCAACAGCGCTTCCTGTTCCTCCTCCAAACTAGAAAAAAGCTTACACACTGCTCCTGTCACCACCACTCTGcgttattcttcttcttctgccgcTCCTGCGGTCCCAGCGGCCCGCTCACGTGGACCTCAAAAGGAGGTGCTGAAACCTGTGCTCTTCGTCCTGCCTCCCGTTCACTTCCCCAACTTTTTTCCACCCCAGCACAGCCGATCCAGATTCAGCCCCAGCCTCAGCTGCAAGTGGAAGAGACAGACTCCGATCGTTTCCTCCTGCTCCGGTGGCAGTCTCTCCAAAGATGCTCAGGAAATTCCCGTCCTCACATGTTTTGacctcacaaacacaaagaagagcATAAAGAAGAGCTAG